The sequence TGGCCTCCGTGCGCGAGCGGCGGCACGTGTCGAGGAAGCGGTTGTGCAGCACCCGCACCAGCCACGCCCGGCGCACCGGCTCCGCCTGGCCGCGCAGGCTGTCCCACTTCAGCAGGGCCCGCAGGAGGACGTCCTGGACCAGGTCCTCGCAAGCGGTGGCGTTCCCCCCACAGATGTTCCGCGCCACCGCCATCAGGATGGGCTGATGACGGACCGCGAAGTCGGCGTACTCCATGTCAGACGTGTCGAGCTCTTCTCTCATCGTGCGGCCCCCAGTGCCGGTGATGAAAAGAGAACGTTATAGGTCTGATTTATTTAAAACCCAGTTAAAGCCTTACAGGGAGGATGTAGTCGGCTGACAGTCTTTGTGTGTGAAGACAGGGATTTGTGAATCCATGACGCGCCCTGTCGTCGCCGGGGCCTACCAGGCTGGTAGGACTTTCGGGCAATGGCAGATGCGGGGGCGGCTGTGGTTGCGCTGTCAGGGATTGGAGGTTCCCCGCATCGAAAGAACCGCCGATTCCAGCGGAATCCCCGCTCTGTCCTTCAGCGAAGGCCGGGCGCATCTTCGAGGCATGAACCACGATCATTCCGCCCACGCACCCGTGCAGGGCTTCGGCGCCGACCGGGCGCCGCACTACGACGCCCAGGCCGCCGTGAACCTCGCCGGCTACCAGGCGGCGTATGAGCTGGGCGTCAGCGCCCTGGCCGCCGCGCTGGACGGCCAGGAGAAGGCAGCGCTGCTGCACGTGGGCCTGGGCACGGGCGCGGAGCTGTTGCCCTATCAGCGCTTCGACGTGCCGGGCTGGCGCTTCACGGGCGTGGAGCCGTCGGGTCCGATGCTGGAGGTCGCGCGAAAGCGATTGGAGGCGGAGGGGCTGCTTGAGCGCACGCACCTGCACGAGGGCGAGCTGCGCACCCTGCCGCCGGGTCCCCCGTTCGACGGCGCGCAGTTGATGGGGGTCCTGCACCACGTGGACGGAGCGTCGGCCCGCGTCGAGCTGCTGCGCGAGGTGACGCGGAGGCTCAAGCCGGGAGCGCCGTTGGTGCTGGGCTGCCGCGTGGGCAAGGATCCGGAGCTGACGAACGTGGAGCTGCGCCGGCTGAGGGCATACGGCGTGACGCAGGAGAAGCTGGAGGCCCGGCGTCAGGCCTACGCGAAGATGCAGCCCATCGAGTCGGACGCGGCCCTGTTCGCGATGTTCGAGCGGGCCGGCCTGGTGGCGCCGAAGACGCTCTTCGTCTCGCTCCAGTACAAGGTCTTCCTCGCGCACGTCGGGCCCTAAGAGCCTATTTCGGTAGGAGCGAGTGGAACCAGGTGATGATGCCCAGCGCGAAGTGCAGCATCGCCACGTAGGTGTCCTCTCGCTTCTCCCAGCGCACCAGCAGACGTCGGAAGCGGTTGAGCCAGGAGTGGGTTCGCTCGACGACCCATCGTGGCGAAGGGCGTCGACGCCGTGCGCGCTTGGAACTGGGCTGGGAGCGTCGTCTCGGCGCCCGGAGAGTGAAGCCATACTCCTGGGCCAGCTCGCGCACGGGCCTAAAGGCATACCCCAGGTCGACGCACAGCGTCTGACGACGGCTCCGGTTCGGCAGGGGCCTCCGGACTGGAATCGATTCAAGTGTGGAGCGCGCCAGCTTGAAGTCGTTCGTGTTGGCGCCAGCGACCACGAGGCCGAGGGGGACGCCGCGCGAGTCTGTCAGCAGGCTCCGCTTGGTACCCCGCTTCGCTCTGTCGGTAGGATTGGGGCCGGTTTTTTCCCCCGCCCAGCGGCGCCTTGCCCTGGGTGCCGTCCAGCGCCAGCCACCGCCAATCAATCTTCGCGAGACCGTCATAGGCGAGCAGCCCCTGACGCCAGAACTCGCGGAAGACGCCCGCGGACAACCATTCCCGGAAGCGTCGGTAGGCCGAGGACGGATGGCACAGGCCCGTGGCCTTCAATGCGCCCCACTGCATCCCCGTGCGTAGCACCAGGAGGATTCCATCCAGGGCCTGCCGGTCGGGCACTCGTGGGTTATGGCACCCCAGCGGGTGCTCTGGACGGGCCGGCAGCAGCGGCTCGATGCGTCGCCACAGTTCGTCCGGCACCCGCCAGCCGTCGTCCTTCTTCACTACCCCATGGCCGCGTCCTCCTGCCTCTTCAACCCGACAGGTGGCCGACCTTCTTCCCTACCGAAATAGGCTCTAAGCTCCGGTCACGCGCTCGAACGACACCCCCAGGTTCCCGACCCGTTCGAGTGCGTTCTTGATGTCCTCCGACACGATGAACGCCGTCTTGAACTTCTTCAGTCGGAAGACCTGCGCGCCCCCGGTCTTTGCCGGGTCGATGCGGAGTCCGTAGATCCACCGGTACTCGCCCGCGACATTCTCGTCATCGTGGTGAACCTCGCGGCACCGCGCCTCGTCGATGCAGTCGACCACCCGGGTCGCATTGACGACGAAGAACGGGTCGGCCTCTCCCTCCAACGTCACCGGAAAGAGCTGACCGTCATCAGGGGCCAGTGCCCGGAAAACGTTAGCGATGGCCTGGCTGACAATGGGGGCCCGCTCTATCACGGAGAATACGAACGCCCGCCTCTCGCCGGGGGTAGCGATGAGGGCCTTCATCCGTCCCGGTTCTTCAAGGACGCGACCATCCGCGAACATCCAGGGCTCGTCAAAGGCCTCACCTGAACTCCGCGTCGGTGTCTCAATGAGCCATTGCGGCACATCCCCCAGCCGCACCCAGTAGAAGTCGCGCTCCACCTCACCCCTCCGCCTTGACAATGAGGCTCCGCAAATCGGAGCCCTGAGTCAGAAGCTCGTTCGCTATCCGCGCAAGCTCCTTCATCAAGCTGGCCCGGCAGGTTTCCGTCGTTCGGCATCGCTCGACAGCTAGCTCCAAGCGGTCCATCACTTCCCTGTGGTATCGCTCTGGATGAGGCCCCTCGTGGCCATTGAGCCGCACCTTGTTCGCGGCATCTTCGAGCGTCATCCCAGCCTTTTTGAAGACCTTCTCGCACCGTGGCGTCCAAGGACCGCCGGTAACATCGGAGATGGGGTTCTTGTTCGTGCAGATGTGATGAACAGGTCCTGCCTCGTCACCCGGAAACCGTCCGTCCGAGTACATCGCCAGTGCAGCGGCTGCGCCTGGAGCCAGCGCCACATTCAGGACTCCAGCAGCCGGTATCGCGATGGAAGTCACGCCGCCATTCAGTGCCGCCCCGAGCTGGAACCCGGCCTCGGCTTGTCCTCGGAGTGCGGCCTGGGAGAAGCCCGGGAGTCTGGGCCCCTGGGCCGCCATCGCGCTCTTGCCGCCAAGGGCTGCCGTCACGAGTAGAACCAGGACGCGTGTGCCGTTCGTCCCCAGGACCCGCCCGAAGCGGTGTCCGATGTCCTGCAACTCAAGGACGCTCGTTGCCCTCTCTGCATCGTCCCACAGTCGCACGAAGCCCCGGCCCATCTCCCAGACAGGCACCACCCCCAGGTAGGCCACCATCGCCGCGGTCAGTGCCACCGCGATGACCTTCGTGACGGGCTCGGGCAGCGTCATCGTGAGGAGCACGGACAACGCGGCCGAGGTCACCATGGCCTTGAGCAGCACCGGGTTCAGCATCTTGCCGATCTCCGCCTCGACACCTGCCCAGACTGTATCCAGCGCGAACGACAGGGCCATCAACGTCCGGTCCTTGCGCGAGAAGGGCAGCCCTGTTCCGACCACCAGGGGCAGGCAGTCGTCCCCATCGGGGCAGATGCGCGAAGAGAGGGACTCCAGAGACGCCCCAGCACCCGGATCCGAGAGCCCCTTCGAGGATGCGAGCAACGACCGGGACCTCACCCATCCCCGTTGGTCGGCCGCATCCGTCTCGCGGAAGGCAACGTCCATGCGCATGTCCAGGATGAGCTGCGTGAGGGCCGCCTCGAACGCGTCCTCACTCACCTGAACCGGATCAACATCCCGGGACGCGTGGACCACCTGCCTGCCGTCTCCAACATCAACGTGGACGACACGCGTCGTCGCACATCCTCCCGCCAGGAGGAGTAACGCGATAAAAAACAGGAACCGCATAGATGCTCCCCTGGGATTCAAGAGGCAAGGCACCTCATCCTCGAGTTTATCGTGGACGAGTTCCGCTGAGGCGCAGGCCGCCAGGGATTCGAGGCTGCATCAGAATTCTGGAACGCACGCTGAAGAGGCCTCGCTCCAAAGGCGCGAAATCCCAATGAAGACTCCAGTGGTCCGCGCCTTGCTCTGGGCCTTCGCGCAGTCAAACCCGTGAAGGAGCCACGATGCGCTGGATGCGGATGCTGGGATGCTGTCTGACGGTGATGACCCTCGCGGCCTGTGGATCGAACGACGAGGGAGCGCAGGGGCGGTTGAAGCTCCAGGAGGGACAGTCCCTGGACCTGGCGCAGGAGTGCGGCGTGGACCTGCCGCAGTGTCCCGAGAACCTGTCCTGCCTCGTGATCAAGCTGGACGGTGTGTCGAAGGCCCGCTGTGTGGATGAGTCCAAGGTGTGCAGCGAGCTCGTGTCCTGCACGGGCGGCACCGAGTGCAACGTCCTGCTCTCGTATCCCGGCCAGGTCACCTGCTCCGGCACGTGCACCTCGGACTGCGACTCGTCCGTGTCCCACAGCCCGTGACGGCAGGAGACTCAGCGCGGCAATAGGTAGGTATTAATCGCGTAGGTCCAGATCTCCGTTGCGAGCTTGATTGCGGAGACCCCACGCTCGACCTCAATGGTGAATCCAGCACGGGTC comes from Corallococcus macrosporus and encodes:
- a CDS encoding AHH domain-containing protein — its product is MRFLFFIALLLLAGGCATTRVVHVDVGDGRQVVHASRDVDPVQVSEDAFEAALTQLILDMRMDVAFRETDAADQRGWVRSRSLLASSKGLSDPGAGASLESLSSRICPDGDDCLPLVVGTGLPFSRKDRTLMALSFALDTVWAGVEAEIGKMLNPVLLKAMVTSAALSVLLTMTLPEPVTKVIAVALTAAMVAYLGVVPVWEMGRGFVRLWDDAERATSVLELQDIGHRFGRVLGTNGTRVLVLLVTAALGGKSAMAAQGPRLPGFSQAALRGQAEAGFQLGAALNGGVTSIAIPAAGVLNVALAPGAAAALAMYSDGRFPGDEAGPVHHICTNKNPISDVTGGPWTPRCEKVFKKAGMTLEDAANKVRLNGHEGPHPERYHREVMDRLELAVERCRTTETCRASLMKELARIANELLTQGSDLRSLIVKAEG
- a CDS encoding IS5 family transposase (programmed frameshift), whose product is MKKDDGWRVPDELWRRIEPLLPARPEHPLGCHNPRVPDRQALDGILLVLRTGMQWGALKATGLCHPSSAYRRFREWLSAGVFREFWRQGLLAYDGLAKIDWRWLALDGTQGKAPLGGEKTGPNPTDRAKRGTKRSLLTDSRGVPLGLVVAGANTNDFKLARSTLESIPVRRPLPNRSRRQTLCVDLGYAFRPVRELAQEYGFTLRAPRRRSQPSSKRARRRRPSPRWVVERTHSWLNRFRRLLVRWEKREDTYVAMLHFALGIITWFHSLLPK
- a CDS encoding class I SAM-dependent methyltransferase, which encodes MNHDHSAHAPVQGFGADRAPHYDAQAAVNLAGYQAAYELGVSALAAALDGQEKAALLHVGLGTGAELLPYQRFDVPGWRFTGVEPSGPMLEVARKRLEAEGLLERTHLHEGELRTLPPGPPFDGAQLMGVLHHVDGASARVELLREVTRRLKPGAPLVLGCRVGKDPELTNVELRRLRAYGVTQEKLEARRQAYAKMQPIESDAALFAMFERAGLVAPKTLFVSLQYKVFLAHVGP
- a CDS encoding imm11 family protein, yielding MERDFYWVRLGDVPQWLIETPTRSSGEAFDEPWMFADGRVLEEPGRMKALIATPGERRAFVFSVIERAPIVSQAIANVFRALAPDDGQLFPVTLEGEADPFFVVNATRVVDCIDEARCREVHHDDENVAGEYRWIYGLRIDPAKTGGAQVFRLKKFKTAFIVSEDIKNALERVGNLGVSFERVTGA